TCTTACTTGATATAAAATTGCTCTCCTTGTCTTAGACCCAACATATTCCTCGAGATATTCCTGCACATCAgagaaaaaagtaaaattacacGAGTGCTCACATAATAACATGAATTCCAACTACAgagaaaaataagtaaatagCATCTAAATATAATTGTTATAATAACTCCTTGTTTATTGCAGAAAGAAACCATTTATACTTTCTAGTGTGGTGACAATTGCCTGTATAAAGTTTGTCTGCTGCCATTTAACTCCTAAATCTGTATTTCACGATGAGAAAAAAGGACAGCAAACTTGGAACCAGCACTAAGAAAAGGGCAGGCAAACACACGAGGACACAATCATTACCAAGAAATCActtttcaacttttaatttatagTCAGTTTCTTATCAATCATTGGCAATCGTTCCACATCAGTTGGTCAGCAGAATTAAAATCTTTTTCACCTTTGTGTAGTGGGTATCCAAGTCAACAGCTGCCCTTTGCTCAGGAGTCTTTGCCCTTAAGAAACGGATTGCAATTGACACAGTCTGGCGATCAAGCTGCAAGAAATAAGTAAGATCATCTTTCTGATAACACTTAGAACTAGCAAATCCATCTTACAATTACTAGCTAATAGATTTGTGAAGCAGTTCTAGTTTAGGACATTCAAGATTCATCTGACTTAAAAGCTACATATAGATTTATGCCCATGTCAAGCAAATCATATATACTTTAAAAGCTGCAAATCCTTATCCATCAAAGTAAACCTGGTTATTTACTTGTCATCCTAATGTAAAAGTTTGATATTTTCAAGAATAGTTTATGAACATTGCATTGAGGATTATAACCTTACCATGTGATAAAAATAAGCATTTCAAAGGCTCAACAGAATTACAAGCCACAAGCAACAATGAGTTCAAGGAGGGCTGGCAAAGGCCTATACCACCctaaaattgttattattagtTGGGAATATGTTAGTGTGGGAATGTTTTAAATAGACTCTCACGTTTttctaaagaaaattttaatgaaatattaaatggtttatattttctttaccaattaaaaaaaaaattaatgggcCTATATCCTGGAAGAAAGGTAATTGTTTTAGTCcaactaaatttaatttagtgtcCCATTCTCTTAAATTTCTCTATAcgtaataaaaatatgatttttttaaaaaaaagatccAACTGTAAGTAAAACACACCATAATACATCTACGTCTAAATGTTGCATTCCTCACAAGCGAACTTGATGGGCATTTAACAAAAGTCTATAGTTCTGTTATTTCTATCTGCAGAACAGTATATGCCAAATTTATGCTTTCTAGCAAACATAGTTATGGATGTTTAAGGGATAAAAGCATTTGCTTGTAATATGTAATGCAAAAGGCCAGGTGGCACAAAGATTGATGTTCAAACCTGAGAAATGAGACCAAGACGACAAGGGATTGGATGTTTAGAatgtatgataaaaaaaaaaaaaatctttttagcTGTTTCTGGTGATAGATAATCCAACTCATCTTCTCAAGAATGTCATATTCAGTATACAGCACACTGGAAATATCGAAATGAAATGTGTTCCAATTGGATTTGACTCACAACTGGGATGCCTAAATACTAAACTCATATCAAAAGCAAGATCCCCTTAAAAATTTTGGAACCAAGCTAATCCCAGCCTGCCCCAAGCTTACCATAAGGCAGAGCACAAGCCCATTGGGATCGACCTGCCATACTGCAGCCCAAGCACTGCGGCAATTTTGTGGTCAGCAGACAAGCAAAATTTGTCATAAGCAACATGAGACATGACGATATGCAAGTGGCCATGTAATCTATAAATTAACGGAGGATACTATTGACAGCAGCTTTTATTAAACAGTATGGATCACATTTTTTTACTACAAGCACCTAAGACGTTAGGTTCCTCTGCTGGCTTTTTCAAATTCAATCAATGACATGATCATAATTGATTATTTAGTAGCTTTGAAATATTGTTCTATTAGTTTTCTGCCTCAATTTATTAAGGTTATGAAACACACCTAATGAATCCACATTGATTAGATTGACTGGGGTAAACAGCATGAATTAGGACTTTGGTTGGCCATGGAATCTAAACCAACTTGTGACAATCAAACATGACTATTCGAAATTGATtctacttatatatatattcttttttatcATAACTTTGGTTGGTCATGGACATATGGTATTTTGTGATATAGTAATATGACAACCATATCATACATCACAAAGTACTTCATCATGCACAACTACATTTTCTATGGAACATATGGTCATGGACTAACCAAAATCAAGCAGATTGTCACATACAAGTCTTTCCAAAGCTCTCTTCCAATGTCACAAACACATACTATGAAAAATGCATATCATAAGCTCCATTAAGCTGATATATTTATTATGTAATCTACTTCAGATTAATAATTTTCAAGCCAAGAAAAAGGCATAAGAGCAACCCAATGCGCACTTTTATCAATTCAGATTTCAGAAATAAATGAAGCTAGCTAGCTGTGCAGTGACAAGAAGGGTATATATACCTTAGGAAAGCATTCAAAACCTCCACCAGTTACATTAAGTAACGCCAAGGATAGAACTCTATCAGGCACCAGTGCTGCTAACTTACAAGCTATCATAGCCCCTATTACAGTATTAAAACATCAAGTTCAGAAGAGATCAGCAGATGTAACGGTTCAATTTTATTATGAGCAAGTTCAACTCTCCAATCCAATTAGAGctgaacaaataataaaatcaatagcTCTATAGATTCTTCTGCGGAGAGTTTTTAATTAAAGATCCCATATCAATCTGCTGTACAATTTTAAAGATTATTCCAACCACAACTTTATTGGAGACACATTTACTCAAACAAGATCAGTGTGAGAATCATGGTTCATGGACTCACCCATTGAATGACCAAAAATATGGGCTTTTTGCCAGCCCAGATGATCTAATAAAGCAATGGCATCTTTTGCCATTATTTTTGTTCTGCAACAAGCAATCAGAGAAATATATATCAGAataaaagcttttttttttttctctaaaggCAATATTTCATTGATCGTCAGAATAAAAGCTGAAGAAACACAAATAGACAACACAATATTGAATTTAACGAAATAACGATTTTTCCTACATTTTCCCAACAAACAAACAAAGCAAAAATGTAAAACTAGTAGATTAAAAAAATCCAGAGCAAATTCGGTCAGGCACCCGAGGAAAGGACAGTGAAAGAAAACAGAAAATGAGAATTCGTTCAATGAGCCAAAGGAGAagaaaatacatatatattgaATTGACCAACAAAGAAAACTTCACATCCACTCTGGAAACAGAAGAACTCACGTATAATAAGATTTTTGTGTGGGGACGGAGCTGCTACCCATACCACGATTGTCAAATGCACAGACCTCGATCTCACCATCCATCTCACTATCACCTACCGCGCCTGAATTCTGATCAACGGTCCTCATTTTATCATCATCATTAGGCCTATCACTCCCCGTCAAACCTTTTATTTGCGGGCCCCAAGAATCGTGAGTACCAGCCAATCCTGACCCGTCGTTTGATCACGCAAAGAACCCATCAACGATCGAGAAACatccaattaaaaaataacaaaaaccaaaaagagAAACAGAATACCATAAACGAGCTACCTGTAATGAGTAGGACTTTGGTTGGTCCATGACCATACGTTCTGTAGAAAATTTCGATGCCGTTGTCGCAAGCTCTTTCCGTATCGCTCTGGCGATCGGCAACCTTGCAAAACGGCATCGTTTTTTACCTTTCGTGTGCAGATACTGTCGCAAAGAGGCTATAATATTGATCTTTGAGATTCCGGAGACAAGAAAGGGAAGAGAAAAGAACGGAAAAGAAACCATCGGGGTTGGTCTGAATTATATTGAGGAGATGAGAGAGAAGGGAAAGGGTGGACGTGGCAGATAAGGAATGGGTGGTGCCACGTAGGATGGTCGGCGGACGGCATCATCCAAAGTCAAAATCTCATGCCAACGTATATCAACGTGAGAGAGGAAAACAGGGCCTGGCATTATTATCAGCGTGGCATATTTCAGGGAAAAGAGAAGAGCGTGAGACTCTCCCTGCTGATCTTGTCTTTTACCCTTTGTTTGGATAAAATGCGGAAGcgaggaaaataaaataagtattttaaagataattttatattttttatacataaactatttttttcttaatattattttttaaaaaattagagagaaaataatgaaaaaaaattcatatcctctctttatttttcttccaattctaaataagagaaaatgtcaattttttaacatttttctCATGTAAGTTTTCTTTCCCTTTATTTTCTCTACGGCCAAACATACCTAAACTTTCTTCATTTAAAATTGgaccttttttgtttttatagtgattttttgtttttttggtaATAATTAGCAGGAACTTCTGTTAAGTCCAATAtggtaaattataaattttaagcttttttatatttataattagaaATATTCAATAAGttctcatatatattaaaataaatttaattttcacagGACTTAGATAtgaaatttgataataaaaaaaaaacagtattATATATCAAAACTCAAATAATTATGAAATCAACAATCCACCCGTTAGCcattaaactaataatatatttaaactctatttattttgagaatttttcttttcatttttctatatttatgatattttaaaaattaattaataaaaaatattttaaattctattcaataatattaattattttaataataaataattatttttaatcactCTCTCATACAACTCTCTAAATATTACTCTTTTCATctcatcatttttttattttactttttttctattaattttttaattatattatttaaagacataaaattttattaaatattaaccaCGTGTTTCATCTGTTGGTGTGGGCACAACAAATAAATCCACCTgctttataagaaaaataataataataataataataataataataatccacCTGCTCAACGGTGTCAATGATTCTTCATTATTTTTGGGACCGTGGAGAAAAAAAATTCTAGAAACATCCTTTTAGGCGTCATTTTCTACTATCTCACCATCTTATATAACAACACGTGGATAGCATCCCTCACCACTTCAtcgttttagtttgattttgattgaattttttctataaaaaaatacaaaagatACAATATATTTTTGCCGATTTTCAACTtcgaatatataatttattttgagacatataatttaattttatattaaaataatactttataatataaattttatattaatataaaatttaaaaattattattatttaaaaataatatacaaattatttaaatataaaattaaattatatattttaaattaaactataaggataattatataaatattatttatatttatttattataccgTTAAATAATTCTATATGATAGAACCGTgtataattttttgatttaaacACGACTCCAAATTCAAGGGAGAGTGTatgtattcggttcaaattaaaaaaattgatcgaatcaaattgatttgaaaatttaatttgattttttatatattttgattagattcgatttttaattttaaaatttttaattatttcgattttgttcgattttgatcagaaaaaaattaaaaaaatgaaccgaacagattagtgataataatatgttttttcaataatatagagaaattaaatcatattaaaattaaaatattttaattaaattttaaaatattaaaaataaagtgtaaaaaataaaaaattattaaaaattaaaactgatcaaattgaatcgaatcgaatcaaatcagactgatttgattcaattcaatttctgactaaaatcaattcggttttcataaacactaaaattttaattttcaatttattcagttcggttcaattttaaactaaacTGATCGAATGCTCACCCTGTGTATGAATGCCATAAAGTGGAAAACTAAAGACTAGGCCACGCAAACTGGAAACTGGTGAAGCTCCGACGCCTTCCTTTGCCGACCAAGACGGAGCCTCAATCTAACATGCAACTAAACTTGGAAACAGTAGCAACGGCGCGCGGCAGCAATGCCTCAACAACCATCAATGTGGAGGTAAAGGAGACATGCAGGCATACTCTTCGTTAGAATAATGAAAACTACAAAGCTAAACCCCCATCAACAAAGGTGTATTCTAAAACTCCCCATAGAAGactagaaacaaagaaaatacaaaaagaAACTACACAAAGCTTTGAATAAGGAGAAGAAGGTCCACGACCTGGTGGTCGAGCCGCACTTCGAGTGACAATTGTGACAAAGAGGTTCCAGAGAGTGGTGAGAGAAGCTCAAGAAAGAGATTTGGAAATAAATCCgttatcttaaaaaatattattttactaacaaaataaatttttaaaagttaaattattttttattaaaataataagaattaagttataaattttattaattatggaTCATATTATAAGTTACCTAATGTTGACATTTCttagaattatatatatttttatttttaaaataaataaaaaaataaaaatcactaATCTTGTTACCCGGGGGATCGTGCgaactatttattattttattttaataatgtaattttgacttttatatattatattttcaaaattatatcataaactttattgttaaattatttttttttactaaaaatagAATAACTATGTTGATTTATAAGAGATAATAACAACAAGAGACTAAGgcaaaatagataaataactgTGTTGCTTTATCCAAAGTATTTGAATGACAGTATTTTCAATGGTTATATACTCAACTCTCGCTGTGGATAAaggtataaattaaaaataaaaaataaaaaaatcaagagATTAAAGCAAGCCGTAGTAACTTACATGTTTTAAAAATACTTCTTTTATCTATTCGACTTCTagcaaaatcaaaattattatattcaataagattaaaagttttatatttaaaatatcaatgaccaataaaaaacatattaattagatatttaaattttttttttacaataattagATGAGACTCCTTAGGACAAGATTGAAATCTAGCACGCTAAAATATATGTTAGATCTTAATGCagtaagataaaaaaaaaagaaccaaTCATATTTCgatataatttttaatctatATCCTCATTTAATTTgacatctaaatttatttttttttttttttgaatcaataaATACTTTATTTATCTTGTAGAATAATAATCCAAGAGACAATCAGGAATGTCAATCCAAATCTTGAAACTACCATGATGAATAGACTCTCTAGCTAATAAATGGGCGGCTCTATTTTCTGAACGCCGTACCCAACAAACATGAATGTTACCCTGAGACCGTTACCCTGAGACCGCATAACATCTTTGCAATCAGAAACAACTAATCCAAACTCTGAAAAGTCATCCAGAGGAGAGCGAATAGCCAAGGCTAAGGATTAGTTATCCGTAAAAATACAACCCGCCTGAAGAAAACAATCTCTAGCATAAGATAAACATTGACGCAAGGCCAAAGCTTCAGCAATAACAGGTTGCCCACCCCCCCATAGAAACCCGAAATTGCAATGGAAAAGAAGCCTTCCAAGTCCTCAAATACTGCTGCAAAACCGAACAAATCAGCACTAGCAAAGACTGCACAGTCAATGAATGCAATCCAATCAACTTCAAGAGTGGTAGCCTCAACCAATGGGAGCACACGAGGAACAGATGGGTGGGATAACGTCCTTGGTCCAGACACAAGTGAAGCCACATAATCATTAAAATAGGAACTAGCAGCATGATGAATCTCACTGGGtgacaaaactttattgacccaCAATCTTTCATTCCTGGCATGCCATAACTTCCATGCATGTATAGCCATACGTGCAGTCCTTTCTCTGCCAAAagtattataaatatgaataaagaAATCCATGAATATAGAAAAATCAACAGCAGTAGAAAAACCAGCAAGTCTCCATAATCGGctcatttattttaaacttcTTCGATGTATTTTTGATGTACTTGGATTCATTTATGAATTTTTCCATTATCCATTTGTTTGAATTGCAATCCAAGAAAGAAGGTGAATTCACCTATTAAGCTTATTTTTGAATTTGCTATgcatcattttataaaatttattgcacAAAAAATCATTAGTACCACCGAAAATTATATTATCAACATAAATCTAGACAACTAAAATATCATACTTTTGAATTTTAGTAAATAAAATAGTGTCTACTTCTCCTCTTGTAAAATCATTTTTAgcataaacttacttaaaagtTCATATCAAACTCTAGGAGTTTGTTTTAAGCCATAAAGTTCTTTTGAGAGTTTATAAATATGATTTGAAAATATTAGATCTTCAAAACTAGGAGTTGAGCTATAAAAACTTCAtcatcaatataaatatttaaaaatgcaCTTTTAACATCTATTTaaagtaatataaaatttttaaaatatgtaaaaGCATAAAATATCATAATAGCTTCAATTCTAGCAATCAAAACAAAGAAATCTATTTGTTCCTCTTAGTTTTATTCTTGAGCTGCTAATCTAGttttatttctaattatattctattgtttcaaaaaattcattttGTTCTAATGATAGATTGACTTTTAGCCTTAACAATAAGTTACCAAATTTTATTCCTCTTAAATTGATTGGCGTGAATcccaattattaaaattatttaaggcATTTTTACGCTAAGACTACAAAGGTGGGTATCTGTCAGACTCATGACCGAATATCGGTTCCAATTATAAACATTATTTAAGGCATTTTTATGCCAAAACCACAAGTCGGATATTTGCCAGACTCATGATCAGGTATCGGTccgaattattaaaattatttaaaacatttttaggataaggccacaaggcagataTCTAATAGGTCGATAACCGGATATTAAGTCTcgttaacaattttatttaagtcATTTTATGTCAAAATTCGGGTGTCCGCTAGGCACATAACTAGGTGTTAAGTCtcgttaattttatttaaggcATTTTATATCAAAAGGCGAGTACTACTAGACATTTTGACCGGGTGTTAGCCACGCTTAAGCAATTTCATCCAAGGTTATTTTTAGTTCTATTTGGCTATTGATCTAACTGGATGAAAGTTTTGGTTATGTTTTCGGTCGAGTACCGATCATAAAAtacttagaaaaataaaatacttagcaaaaatcaagtaaaaaatatcaaagagagattttatttataaaaaaaaaagattacatGGGAGGGACATCCTCATTCGCTGTTACATTAGTATATTCATCTATTTACAGAATCTATGGAGACCCATCGGTTGGATTGTCCTCAACTTGTCCCTCCCCTTCTTTATCTTCGTATTCATCCGGGAAGATGTCTCGATCCAGGAGAATTCCTCTGCAAAAAATTGCCTAATGAGCTTATTTTTCACGGAGTCTTGACCTTGaataaacatctccccacccCGGGCCAGCATCTCCTGAAGCTCAGCTTCCAGTTCAATCATCCTATTTGTGGCGGCATGGGTCTCCTGTGCTTGAGACTGCAACTCTTGGACTTGGCATTGAAGAATAGCCACTTGGTTCTCGGCGGTTTTGGCCCGATTCTCAAGGGCGAGCTTTGAAGTGTTTGCCTCATCTAGGTCTACTTGGAGTTTTTCCACGGACTCTAGCATCTCCATTATGGTGTTCTCACCTCTTCAATCCGAGCCTTCAACCTTGAGCACTCCTCTTGCAAGAGATTTTTATCTGTCTCCTATGCTCCGAACTCCCACCTCAGAGTGTTGTCTCGCTCCTTGCCCATGTATGCACACAAGGCACTCTCCATCATGAAGTGAATGATGTTATCATAGGGATCGTCTGTCTCAAAAGCATTCAGACGATAATGATCTCCAGGCCTCAAGGCATTTTTCGTTATGAGGACAAATAACCGAGGCTCCTCGAGAAGAGAGGTTGTCCAAGTCAGTGCCAATGCCAGGTGTTAGATGCCCCGAGGCCACATGACTCCTGCTCCAGCCTCTCCTTGTGAAGGTTCAACTTGGACATAAACTACTGCAGGGCGCCCCCTGAAGATGACTCGAGTTGAGCTGTGGCTATTTCTTTGGTTATAGATGGAGGAGGGGGAGGAGGGGGAGGAGGAGGCATAATGATCTCCTCCGCTTGACGAGCTCGCTTGGGGTGGTTGGATGTTCCAGCAGCAAATTTTCCCTTGCGAGCATCGCACGCCGCCTCGATAAACTTATTCTTCCCTTTACTAGCCGTATTCGCACAGAGCAAAAGGTGGGTAAGTAAGGCAGTTTTAAAAGCAAAGGAagttagaaagaaaaatatcCTATTGTGCAGTATAGGGAATGTTTTTCCCAGGGTTTTATAGACTCGGCGCTTGAGGGACCCTAACCTATTTTGCCTGGAAATGACTTTACAAGGAAAAAATGGCATTCCTCGCTACAACATTGATATCAACCCTCTGGGTCAAGGCTATCCTCTAGAGGAAGTCCAAAACCTCTTCCTCGTCCCGTCGTGGCTGGACCCCATCCTTTCTGAGCTCCACTTGTATATTTCAGTCAATCTGGGGTCGCCTAAAACCCCTGGATATCTTGTGATGCAGGGTAAAGAATTTATTCTTCCAGCGCTTAAGGAAAGAGGGTACCCAGTCAAAGAGAGTCTAGCGCTTTTTTCCGCTGAAGAACTATAATTCTTCATTCTTCTATGTACCCAGTTGGTACAGTTAGGAGAAGAGCGCAACACTCGGTTCGATATTATTGTTGAAACAGAAAAAGCGAAAGGCCACTAGAATCTTCCAGCTGTTGGGATGCAGTTAAGTGACGGCAAGCTTATAAAAGCGAAGGACTTCAATGAAGATTGGGTCCATAGGAAACCGAAGATCCACCTTTAGTTACTCTTTGTAAACTATGATTATTTCCTTCGCAAGGATTCGGTCATCTACACGGATGCGCGAGTTGGGAACATGAACTCGGAAGAGTTCTCGGGAGATCTGGTAGTGATTATATAAATGATCCACGTCCTTTTCTGCCAACACGGTGAATCACCCTCAGCGGAACAATAGGAGCCGGAGCACGAATAGGACCGCCAGAAGAGGAGCCTGAAGTGGAGCTTCCATTAGAAGGAGACAATATAGAGGAGATATTCATCTTgggaaaagaaacaaagaagtACCTTAAGCAAAAGTGGTAGTAGAAGGCAAGGTGGTCAAGTCTTTTTCAAAGTGTAGAGATCAGTTGTAAGCAAAAGTGGTAatcggagaagaagaagaaatttcaTACCAAGATTTTGACGGCAGGTTTAAATGCAGCTCAAGAAGCAACACAATCATCATTTATATCCTAGAACAGGCGAAAAGACATGAGTATGTAGAGCCAATTCGGACATGCCATGTACCCAAGATCATGAAGGCAACTGTAAATTTCGAATCTGAAGAGTCGAGTACCAGTGGGAGGACCTCTAATACGATATAATAATCACTCAAAGTAAGCTATAAGTTGTTGCTATATGCCACATGACAAGGGTCTGATAAGCTGACACACAATCGCAGAAGTCTCACCCATAGGATGGAAGGTCAAGACACCGTAACACTCGGTGTTTCACCAAGACTCGTCCTCTTCTAAGTAGGTCGAGCGTTCATGGAAATTTACCGTTAGCAGCTATAATCTAGTAGATTCTATTTACACTTATAATCATGAGATTCCCTATCCATTAGCAATACTAATTGGATTTTCAGGAGATTCGATAACCAATTCTAAATATAAAAGTAAATGTGAACGGAATTCAAAATACCCATTCTTACACACTCATTCT
The sequence above is a segment of the Manihot esculenta cultivar AM560-2 chromosome 5, M.esculenta_v8, whole genome shotgun sequence genome. Coding sequences within it:
- the LOC110616061 gene encoding putative aminoacrylate hydrolase RutD isoform X1, yielding MPFCKVADRQSDTERACDNGIEIFYRTYGHGPTKVLLITGLAGTHDSWGPQIKGLTGSDRPNDDDKMRTVDQNSGAVGDSEMDGEIEVCAFDNRGMGSSSVPTQKSYYTTKIMAKDAIALLDHLGWQKAHIFGHSMGAMIACKLAALVPDRVLSLALLNVTGGGFECFPKLDRQTVSIAIRFLRAKTPEQRAAVDLDTHYTKEYLEEYVGSKTRRAILYQEYVKSISSTGMQSNYGFEGQINACWTHKMMQTEIEVIRSAGFLVTVIHGRHDIIAQIYYARRLAENLQPVARMIDLHGGHLVSHERTEEVNQALYDLIKASESKISPHNWTNLPQKNSGSASLRWISPSRTSTDLSTFGIAEKINLCLLYMCKLFVSVFEHTRRTQRSLRPVRVEASLT
- the LOC110616061 gene encoding putative aminoacrylate hydrolase RutD isoform X2, whose protein sequence is MPFCKVADRQSDTERACDNGIEIFYRTYGHGPTKVLLITGLAGTHDSWGPQIKGLTGSDRPNDDDKMRTVDQNSGAVGDSEMDGEIEVCAFDNRGMGSSSVPTQKSYYTTKIMAKDAIALLDHLGWQKAHIFGHSMGAMIACKLAALVPDRVLSLALLNVTGGGFECFPKLDRQTVSIAIRFLRAKTPEQRAAVDLDTHYTKEYLEEYVGSKTRRAILYQEYVKSISSTGMQSNYGFEGQINACWTHKMMQTEIEVIRSAGFLVTVIHGRHDIIAQIYYARRLAENLQPVARMIDLHGGHLVSHERTEEVNQALYDLIKASESKISPHNWTNLPQKNSGSV